In Rhinopithecus roxellana isolate Shanxi Qingling chromosome 16, ASM756505v1, whole genome shotgun sequence, a single genomic region encodes these proteins:
- the NOL6 gene encoding nucleolar protein 6: MGPAPAGEQLCGAIVEPEVMEPALEGTGKERKKASSRKRTLAEPPAKGLLQPVKLSRAELYKEPTNEELNHLRETEILFHSSLLRLQVEELLKEVRLSEKKKDRIDAFLREVNQRVVRVPSVPETELTDQAWLPAGVRVPLHQVPYAVKGCFRFLPPAQVTVVGSYLLGTCIRPDINVDVALTMPREILQDKDGLNQRYFRKRALYLAHLAHHLAQDPLFGSVCFSYTNGCHLKPSLLLRPRGKDERLVTVRLHPCPPPDFFRPCRLLPTKNNVRSAWYQGQSPAGDGSPEPPTPHYNTWVLQDTALESHLQLLSTMLGSAQGLKDGVALLKVWLRQRELDKGQGGFTGFLVSMLVVFLVSTRKIHTTMSGYQVLRSVLQFLATTDLTVNGISLCLSSDPSLPALADFHQAFSVVFLDSSGHLNLCADVTASTYHQVQYEARLSMTLLDSRADDGFHLLLMSPKPMIRAFDHVLHLHPLSRLQAACHRLKLWPELQDNGGDYVSAALGPLTTLLEQGLGTRLNLLAHSRPPVPEWGISQDPPKHKDSGTLTLGLLLRPEGLTSVLELGPEADQPEAAKFRQFWGFRSELRRFQDGAIREAVVWEAASMSQKRLIPHQVVTHLLALHTDIPETCVHYVGGPLDALIQGLKETSSTGEEALAVAVCCYDDLSRLLWGLEGLPLTVSAVQGAHPVLRYTEVFPPTPVRPASSFYEPLQERSSLLPRLDKPCPAYVEPMTVVCHLEGSGQWPQDAEAVQRVRAAFQLRLAELLTQQHGLQCRATATHTDVLKDGFVFRIRMAYQREPQILKEVQSPEGMISLRDTPASLHLERDTRQLPLLTSALHGLQQQHPAFSGVARLAKRWVRAQLLGEGFTDESLDLVAAALFLHPEPFTPPSSPQVGFLRFLYLVSTFDWKNNPLIVNLNNELTVEEQVEMRSGFLAARAQLPVMVIVTPQDRKHSVWTQDGPSAQILQQLVVLAAEALPMLEKQLMDPRGPGDIRTVFRPPLDIYDVLIRLSPRHIPRHRQAVDSPAASFCRGLLSQPGPSSLMPVLGYDPPQLYLRQLREAFGNLALFFYDQHGGEVIGVLWKPTSFQPQPFKASSTKGHMVMSRGEELVMVPNVEAILEDFAVLGEGLVQTVEARSERWTV; encoded by the exons ATGGGGCCGGCGCCAGCTGGAGAGCAGCTGTGCGGAGCGATTGTAGAGCCAGAG GTGATGGAACCAGCCCTGGAAGGCACAggcaaagagaggaagaaggcaTCCTCTAGGAAGCGTACATTGGCTGAGCCTCCAGCGAAGGGCCTCCTGCAGCCAGTGAAGCTCAGCCGGGCAGAACTGTACAAGGAGCCTACCAATGAGGAGCTTAATCACCTTCGGGAGACTGAGATCTTGTTCCACTCCAGCTTGCTTCGTTTACAG GTAGAGGAGCTACTAAAGGAAGTAAGGCTGTCAGAGAAGAAGAAGGATCGGATTGATGCCTTCCTACGGGAGGTCAACCAGCGGGTTGTGAGGGTGCCCTCAGTCCCTGAGACAGAG CTCACTGACCAGGCATGGCTCCCAGCTGGGGTTCGAGTGCCCCTCCACCAAGTGCCCTATGCCGTGAAGGGCTGTTTCCGCTTCCTGCCCCCAGCCCAGGTTACTGTTGTGGGCAGCTACCTTCTGGGCACCTGCATCCGGCCAGACATCAATGTGGATGTGGCACTGACCATGCCCAGG GAAATCCTACAGGACAAGGACGGGCTGAACCAGCGCTACTTCCGCAAGCGTGCCCTCTACCTGGCCCACTTGGCTCACCACCTGGCCCAGGACCCCCTCTTTGGCAGTGTTTGCTTCTCCTACACAAATGGCTGCCACCTGAAACCCTCACTGTTGCTGCGGCCACGTG GGAAGGATGAGCGCCTGGTCACTGTACGTCTACATCCGTGCCCTCCACCTGATTTCTTCCGCCCGTGCCGCTTGCTGCCAACCAAGAACAATGTGCGCTCTGCCTGGTACCAAGGGCAGAGTCCTGCAGGGGATG GTAGCCCAGAGCCCCCTACCCCCCACTACAATACATGGGTCCTTCAGGATACAGCTCTTGAGTCCCATTTGCAGCTCCTGTCAACCATGCTGGGTTCAGCCCAGGGCCTGAAGGATGGCGTGGCACTTCTGAAGGTCTGGCTGCGGCAGCGGGAGCTGGACAAG GGCCAGGGTGGGTTTACTGGGTTCCTTGTCTCCATGCTGGTTGTCTTCCTTGTATCTACACGCAAGATCCATACCACCATGAGTGGCTACCAGGTCCTGAGAAGCGTCTTGCAGTTTCTGG CCACTACAGACCTGACAGTCAACGGGATAAGTTTATGTCTCAGCTCAGATCCCTCTTTG CCGGCCCTGGCTGACTTCCACCAGGCCTTCTCCGTTGTCTTCCTGGACTCCTCAGGccatctcaacctctgtgctgatGTCACTGCCTCTACTTACCACCAG GTGCAGTATGAGGCACGGCTGTCTATGACGTTGCTGGACAGCAGAGCTGACGACGGGTTCCACCTGCTGTTGATGTCTCCCAAACCCATGATCCGGGCTTTCGACCACGTCCTGCA TCTCCATCCACTGAGTCGCCTGCAGGCAGCGTGCCACCGGCTGAAGCTCTGGCCAGAGCTGCAGGACAATGGGGGGGACTATGTCTCAGCTGCTTTGGGCCCCCTGACCACCCTCCTGGAGCAGGGCCTGGGGACTCGGCTGAACCTCCTGGCTCACTCTCGACCTCCAGTCCCAGAG TGGGGCATCAGCCAAGATCCACCAAAGCACAAAGACTCTGGGACCCTGACCCTGGGTCTCCTCCTACGGCCTGAGGGACTGACCAGCGTCCTTGAGCTGGGTCCAGAGGCAGACCAGCCTGAG GCTGCTAAATTCCGTCAGTTCTGGGGATTCCGCTCGGAGCTTCGGCGTTTCCAGGACGGAGCCATTCGGGAAGCTGTGGTCTGGGAGGCAGCCTCTATGTCCCAGAAGCGCCTTATTCCCCACCAGGTGGTCACTCACCTCTTGGCACT CCATACCGACATCCCAGAAACCTGTGTCCACTATGTGGGGGGCCCCCTGGATGCACTTATCCAAGGCCTGAAAGAG ACCTCCAGCACAGGCGAGGAGGCCCTGGCAGTGGCGGTATGTTGCTATGACGACCTCAGTCGCCTACTGTGGGGGCTAGAGGGTCTCCCACTGACCGTGTCTGCTGTTCAGGGAGCTCACCCAGTGCTGCGCTACACAGAG GTGTTCCCACCAACTCCAGTCCGACCAGCCTCCTCCTTCTATGAGCCTCTGCAGGAGCGTTCCTCACTGCTTCCCCGGCTCGATAAGCCCTGTCCAGCGTATGTGGAGCCCATGACCG TGGTCTGTcacctggagggcagtggccagtGGCCACAGGACGCTGAGGCCGTGCAGCGGGTCCGAGCTGCCTTCCAGCTGCGCCTAGCAGAGCTGTTGACACAACAGCATGGTCTGCAGTGCCGTGCCACTGCCACACACACGGATGTCCTCAAG GATGGATTTGTGTTTCGGATTCGCATGGCCTATCAGCGGGAGCCCCAGATCCTGAAGGAGGTGCAGAGCCCAGAGGGGATGATCTCACTGAGGGACACACCTGCCTCCCTCCACCTTGAGAGAGACACAAGGCAGTTGCCACTGCTCACTAGTGCCCTGCATGG ACTGCAGCAGCAGCACCCAGCCTTCTCTGGTGTGGCACGGCTGGCCAAGCGGTGGGTGCGTGCCCAGCTTCTTGGTGAGGGTTTCACTGATGAGAGCCTGGATCTGGTGGCTGCTGCCCTTTTCCTGCACCCTGAGCCCTTCACCCCTCCCAG TTCCCCCCAGGTTGGCTTCCTTCGATTCCTTTACTTGGTATCAACGTTTGATTGGAAGAATAACCCCCTCATTGTCAACCTCAACAATGAGCTCACTG TGGAGGAGCAGGTGGAGATGCGCAGTGGCTTTCTGGCAGCTCGGGCACAACTTCCCGTCATGGTCATTGTTACCCCCCAAGACCGAAAGCACTCTGTGTGGACACAGGATGGACCCTCAGCCCAG ATCCTGCAGCAGCTTGTGGTCCTGGCAGCTGAAGCCCTGCCCATGTTAGAGAAGCAGCTCATGGATCCCCGGGGGCCTGGGGACATCAGG ACAGTGTTCCGGCCACCCTTGGACATTTACGATGTGCTGATTCGCCTGTCTCCTCGCCATATCCCGCGGCACCGCCAGGCCGTGGACTCGCCAGCTGCCTCCTTCTGCCGGGGCCTGCTCAGCCAGCCGGGGCCCTCATCCCTGATGCCTGTGCTGGGCTACGATCCTCCTCAGCTCTATCTGAGGCAGCTCAGG GAGGCCTTTGGGAATCTGGCCCTTTTCTTCTATGACCAGCATGGTGGAGAGGTGATTGGTGTCCTCTGGAAGCCCACCAGTTTCCAGCCCCAACCTTTCAAG GCCTCCAGCACAAAGGGGCACATGGTGATGTCTCGAGGTGAGGAGCTGGTAATGGTGCCCAATGTAGAAGCAATCCTGGAGGACTTTGCTGTGCTGGGTGAAGGCCTGGTCCAGACTGTGGAGGCCCGAAGTGAGAGGTGGACTGTGTGA